The genomic window GAAACTCTGATATGACCGTATCGGGTTCCATATCCTCCTTTTCTTCCTGGTAAAAGGCTTCGTGGAGATTGGGGTCGAATTTCTTACCGGCAGCTTCGATCCTGGTAACGCCTGCCTTTTCAAGCACCTTGAGAAATTCATTCAAGGTCATCTTGACTCCTTCATAGATCCCTTTGTAATCTTCTGTCTTTGCCGTGTGGTCTAACGCCATCTCGAGGTTGTCCAGCACGGGTAATAATTCCTTTACCAGAACTTCGTTTCCAAATTTCAATGTATCCTGCTTCTCTTTTATTTTGAGCTTTTTGTAATTTTCAAACTCAGCCTGGAAATAGAGCATCTTTTCCTGAAGGGACTTTATAACCTCTTCCTTCTCTTCAAGTGCCCGTTTCAGTTCCTCCGTGGCGTCATCCTTCTTCCTTTTTTTCTTATGCTCTTCGTGCCTGCTTGTTTCCTGTCCTTCTTCTTTTTCTTCTGTTGCGCCGTCAATATTCCTTTTTTCCTTGTCCTCCATACCAGTCCCCTACATCATTCTCAGAATATCTGTAACCGTCTTCGCGGTATAATTAACAATCGGTATTATTTTCGAATAATTCATCCGGATCGGGCCTATCACGCCGAGGAAGCCGTAGCTATCTTCACCAATCTGATAGGGCGAGGAAATGATACTCATTCCCTGCATCTCTTTCATGTCATTCTC from Syntrophorhabdaceae bacterium includes these protein-coding regions:
- the grpE gene encoding nucleotide exchange factor GrpE, producing MEDKEKRNIDGATEEKEEGQETSRHEEHKKKRKKDDATEELKRALEEKEEVIKSLQEKMLYFQAEFENYKKLKIKEKQDTLKFGNEVLVKELLPVLDNLEMALDHTAKTEDYKGIYEGVKMTLNEFLKVLEKAGVTRIEAAGKKFDPNLHEAFYQEEKEDMEPDTVISEFQKGYLLNNRLVRPSRVIISKKPEIQ